TGGATTAAATTTTTTTAGCATGACAAGTGACTGATTAATCTTACTCAAAAACTGCATATTAAACACTTCTTATTAACTCTGTTCCTCTGACCATCCCATGGAATAGCATGGGAGATGTTTCCTTCATGGAAAAATATGCCCTGTAATACCTGACTGGGATAGTAGCCAGAGGAAAGCTGATCTACTGGATAATATGTGACTTCTTATATAATTTTGGTGAAAGAAAAGATCCTACCTTTATGGACCCAAGAAtaacaatacaaaaaaaaaaaagtaattttcaaatttttttttattgaatgCATTTTGCTAGACATTTTTGGTTTCTCTATTTTTAGTCTGCAGCCATTCCACATTCcctaaaaatgtctttttgctTGTAGCACTGCCTGAGAAAATGGACAGTGCATTCCACATGTTACCACGTGGACAATATTTTTaccatatttctttttttgtgccATTAACTTCCTGAAAAATTTACAAGAGCCTGAAGCAAACTTACTTTCTCTTCCGTGTTCCCTTCAAATTTAAGTGATTTCACTTATTCCTTTCTTGTgagatggatttatttttgatgctactaaagaaaaaaaaagaaaaaatatgtagaACCACATACAACACTGCAGAGTGCCCATTAACTTCATTATGCTCCCCAGGGAGGAACATTAGTGAGGTTAATGGGGTTTACCTGGGGTTTGCCATTTTTTGGTGATGTCGCTCAGCTTTAGTGCCTTTGAAATGAGGCAGACCCCAGAGTGTAAAAGGCAGGATGAACAGAGGGATGAAGGATTTATCCAGACATAAATTACAACCATAAACAGGCACAGGGCACTGAGCTACCCCTGCTTGTGGTGGTCCCagctgtgggtttctctgggtctggattgaaggcactgaGACAGCAGTTCATGTTCACACTCagctgtttattatttcttatcagtgaaacagtctcactgctgtgagtttttcattagaaggcacaaaatggccaacaatctcttggtacaagggCTTTTCAGgctaaactgtccaattaagagctgacacctagattattaTCACTTCAGTACCCCTTGCTTTAGGCCtttcttttattataataaattttGAAATCACTTCAGTACCAGGAGTCTGCTCCTGTTTTTAACACCACTGGAGTTCCACCACAGAGGCTGAAACCCTGTGTTAGagtgtcactataggacacagAACGagtgcacacactgctgctctcgaggtgaagaaaaaggaatttcatTTTATGATTCCAACATTTATAGAGGTCCAAAAGTGGCactggattggagggtgacgGTGCTgcctctccaatgacactggaccAACCAACAGTCCaccaaatttctcctcctccataaaagaatgcaaaacaatgagttatttacagaaagtgtgtgagaaagttcattacGAGAATGTAAACctcagaaggcttagaaaatcttaaaaaatcagggtgacattAGAGCAGCTCGCACCACTCCAAGCCGGACTGCAATAAAATTTGGGAGGTTATTTTTTTGAATTACCGAGTACCAGAGAAGTCCCCCCAGTGTGTTGCCAGTGAGTGAGTGGTTTCTGAGGCAATTATGGAAGTGCTCAGTGCAATAATTGGCGTTGGTTTGTGGAAAGCAGCTCCGGAGCAGCACGGAGGGCTCGGCGCGGCTCCTCGGGCCCCGCTGCGCTCGCTGACGAGATCCCACCTGACATCGCAGCCAGCTTATTAACAGGGCCAGGGAGATGTCACAAGGCATCAAGTCagcctgctgcctcccctgAGGGACACTCAACTtgtgcacagccagggaaaCTTTTAAGAGGATGGAAAGATGGGGATGCcaggggacagagagagagaaacagcaaaCGTTTCTCATAGAGCCTTGTGAGAAATTTATGGAGTTGTAAGGATGTGATAACTTGTGGAGTACAAACCATCTGCAGGTGGTGTTGTTCTACTTtatctctctcttcttctcaaGGATGGTGTATGAGGAAGGTTGTGgaagcccagggcacaggaatatttctgtgtgtgctctgggtgccctgacccccagggcagcactgactctgaccctcatccatggagaaaattTCCTAAACTCCAGACTAGACTGGAATCCACTAGGGTGTGAAATAGATTACAGAGAGCAGTGCAGGTGGATCACTTGGTGAGacattgaggttttgggatttttagtgtgttgtggatggcagcaagatggagggcacagggtgttgtcctgggtttcttcttcatgcttcttctttctccttctccatgggtttgggtggcattttgtaattgggcagaagagtccccattgcagctctgtggtaccagttattgggttaaaagggaaataatccaggtgtcagctcttaatGGGACAGTTTAGTCTGAAAAGcccttgtaccaagagattgttggccattttgtgccttctaatgaaaagctgcagaactcacagcagtgagactgttttactgataaggaataataaacacctgagtgtgaACATGAACTGCTGTCTCAGTGCCTTCAACCAGACCCAGAAAAACCCACAACTGAGACCCTCACAAAAGGTGCTTTTGTTAATGAGCCAAGCAAACAGAATCTATTGTATCACTCTATAAAAACCCTATGGTTCTCTTGAATAAAACATTCTTTTACTCTTTCTACAATCCTGCCCCTTGCCTGTTCCTGTGTCATTCTCAGCTCAAGAGTGACAGAAAGATCCCTTAGAGTGAAGATAAGTGAACAAAGGGGATCACCTCCCATGAGCAGGACTGTGGATGCCTCAGTTGTACACATAACCATATATATGGTATAAACCTTCTATATAGAGCCACAACGAGGTTTTGGATGTCTTGAAGACATTTTGCACACAGTAAAGTGCAGGGAGTGTTTTCAACATTTGATTTATACTTCAAAGGTAGAAACAAGTCCTTTGCACCACAGGATTTCATCCCATTGTTTCCAGGATCCCTGtcactgttttgtttgggtCTGTTCTTCATGAACCTGGGAATTCTTGACTTTAGAGTGGGAATTTGAGTTTTTCAATACAGGATTGCAAAGGATGACAGATCTGTCCACTAAAGAGCTCTGAAGTTCAAGTGTGAGGGCCCATGGccacatacacacaaacacacatttaCACGCCCTCATCCTGCTGCTTCCATTTGAACATGGtgcaaaatctcattttcctcaTCTTGCCTCAAGTTGGTTGTCCCTTTGTATTCCAGAGTGCTCTATAGTTCCAGTGCAGAGATGGATGCAGtaatttttttgcagaaatCTGGTTGTCCAGAATGAacctgtaaaataaaaaaacagaatTGTGCACTTCTGGGAAGGGTGCACTTAATGAGTGTGAGATGCACTTTAAAGGACAGTTTTCAAGTCCTATTTTGTAAGTAACCTGGTCTTCTAAGaacataattatatttttcatgaAGTATTTTTATGGTAAAGAGCAACAGAGAAGGGTGTAataattatttccattatttctgCCTCTCAGCTGATGCTTGGAATTCCCACTGACACAAACTTGCTTTCTGCATGTTTAAATCCATGGAGTGCAGGCAGCAACAATAAATaagggagaagagaagggagCTCTAATGACTGTCTTGGGGTTGTTTTCTCTGCATTACAACAAAGATTTAGAAAACCCAGCCTGTTTTTAACTCCTGTTGTGGATAGCTCGTACCACATATAAGTTTAATAAATACAGCCACAGAAGACATTTCACAGAATGTCTTTGTGAAATTCCCTTACCAAAGCAGACTGAGGAGTCACTAAAAGACCTTCACTTCCAATTAAATCAGTGCCTTTGTAAATGGAATTTTCATTGCTGAGTGTATTTTTGGTGCTAATTTGCATAAAATCCTCTCAAGTGCACCACCCTTTTTGGCCATCAATATTACAGCATTAATCAAAGATTAATTCAAgttcttttttggtttgttttggggctctTTCAGCTGTTGAGGGgttgctttgtgttttttggggttttgtggtttaTTACAGTCTCTGGTGTACCGTGCAGACCTCATGACCTGGAAGGGCTTTAAACTCAGACAGTTTCCATGTGGGATTTTTATAAACATTAGTCAACAGCTTTAATTGCTGCAAATCCATTTGCTGCTCCTTAGAACAGAGCAAATTCCCGCAAAAGATTTTTGAGGAAGCACAGAGGACAAATTAAACCTATACACTTCCTCCTGAGAAAAATCACTTATTTAAATTAAACCTATACactttttcctgagaaaatcCAAACTTGGTTTGCAGATATTTCAAGataatttctggttttccctCCTTACAGCAAAGGAGAACGTGGCTCCTTTCCCCTGGAATATTCTCCTTTGTGATGCTCTGCCCTCTGCTCATTTCTGGGGGTGTTCAGCAGTTGTTCCTCCAGCAGGAGCATCAGGAATACAATTCACAAGAGTtattattttcctgtcttttgaAGCAAATAGATCATGTTTATAATGGCAATCATGGGTTAAATAATCCAGTCTCATCATTAAGCCTTGCGTCAGAGCTGGATTAACCATTGTGGTGTCTTGAGGCATTGAGAATTTGCTCAAACTTCCTTCTCTCTTCAGCTTCACTCGAAGCTGAGAGGTTGGGAAAGGTGCAGGTTGAAACAAGTTCAGATATGAGCATTGtgttcagctccagctgctgctttagaGCCTCTGACTTTCATAAATTTTCCTCAAGAAATCCCGTGTTGGATTtcttacataatttttattataaaaactCTTGAGCTTTTAGAAAATCTCGGATCTCTGATCTCCATGAGGTTTTTCAGATCTTGATAGACTCACTGGTAAATCTGACCAAATAAATAtaatctcaaaggtcttttccaagtgagagaattctgggattctgtgatttgagTGGAATCCTGATACcaccttttatttcatttcattgcaTACATCAGCAGCAGTGGATAAACACGAGCATATCTCTGTCAGTATTTTAGGGCTTTTAATTGCCTTTAATTTGCTTAAATCTCTGGTAATTCTGGACCAGTTAATAAACTACACAGAGGGCAAGCAGAGTAGACTACAACAGCTGGGTACAAACTCattcctgaggggaaaaggaaatataatTCACACTATTTCCTCTCTTGTGGCTGCATTTAGTGGCTGTAAATGCTTTGCACTGAGGGAGTGCCCACATGTCTGTGTAGGACAGGCTGTCTGGGGCAGATGATGGAAATCTTTTGATGGGTTTGGGCTGGTCTCATTTGCCTGCTGAACTGCAGTGTCTGAAGTTTTCAAATTCAATCATTGCTGCTGCCACGTTGATGAATTTTGATGCaatttccctcccagctgcagcagcagcagagaggggctgggcaggtgtAACACAAAGCTTCAGCTCACAGTTCCCATCATCTCATAAATGTTaagatttttgatttttccGTCCTTTTTAGATGTAAGATCAGAGGGAAAACTGCCCAGAGGTTCCCCTTGGCTGCATTCATAAAactgcccaggcagagcaggggaaaattattctgaagagaaaaaaacccaatactGAAGCCAAAATGGTAAAGAGCTgaataaaaatgggatttctgttCAGAGATGCTGCTTAGACATTGGTTTCAGTGCTTGCTGAATTGATTAGATATTGTTGATCACTCAGGCTCAAGCAGTGATGCCCAGGACACTTTGTGATGTCTGATGATGAGGAGGAAATCCCTTTGCCATCATTTCAGAGCAGGGGAaaatttttctgaagagaaaaaaaaaaaacagtactGAAGCCAAAATGGTAAAGAGCTgaataaaaatgggatttctgttCAGAGATGCTGCTTAGACATTGATTTCAGTGCTTGCAGAAGGGATTGAGATGCTGTTGATCACTCAGGCCCACCTTGTGATGTCTGATAATGAggaggaaataaatatatatgtctGATAATGAGGAGGAAATAAATCCCTTTGCCATCACTCTGTGCacctggtgctgcagcctggctgtgacaTGTGCCTTAACTCAATGAAGCATAAGCCTGGAATAATAACTTCCTTCATGGAAAAATATGCTCAATTAGCTGCTCAGAAATGTGCACGAGGATGGGCAGTTTTCAGTGCAAGTCTCTTTTAAGGAAGGATTTACTGGCTGAGACCTGAATCCTTCACGTGTGTCTGCACAGTGATTGCTCTTTCTTTTTAGCTCCTTTACTTACTGAtcttttaagaaataattatattttctatGAAGTATTTTTATGGTAAAGGGAATAATTATATTTCTTACAAAGTATTTTTACGGGTAAAGAGAAGGGTGTGataattatttccattatttctgCCTCTCAGCTGATGCTTGGAATTCCCACTGACACAAACTTGCTTTCTGCATATTTAAATCCATGGAGTGCAGGCAGCAACAATAAATaagggagaagagaagggagCACTAATGACTGTCTTGGGGTTGTTTTCTCTGCATTACAACAAAGATTTAGAAAACCCAGcctatttttaattcctttaattcctaattttaattaattgtgAATAACTTGTACCACATATAAGTTTAATAAATACAGCCACAGAAGACATTCCACAGAATGTCTTTGTGAAACTCCCTTACCAAAGCAGACTAAAAGACcttcagaaaatttaaaaaaaaaaaaattaaaaaaaattacttaaattatTTGGGGAAGTTTTGAGCATTTTTAAGGGATGCACTGGAAGATGGAAGCTCTGTCAGGAGcaaatgttttttctcttaGTTTCTTTCAGTACTGCAAGCCCACGGAGGATCCAGTGCCTTGTCACTGCCTTTATTGTCAAGACTAGTATcctgaataaaaaattaaagaatggAAACCCATATCACTGTTTTTAATCCAAAGCCTGCCTACTGCTGTGGTTATCCAGCTCCTGCTACTGGGAGTTGTGCAGAGAGACTGATTTCCCTTCTTTGTCCTCCACACAGGGATTCCAAACAAAATCCTTTGCAGTTGGAACTGGAACTGGAATTGTTACCCTGATCTACAGTTTTCAAAACGATTCTGTCCCTTGAGGGGAGCCTGGAAGGCAGAATCACAGATAAATCAGCTGACAGTCAGAATCTCATCAATGAGGGGTCCCACCTTTGTGGAAGAATATTTGGGCATCCGTTCCCAATTGggaattttgtgctttttcaaaCCTGTATGAACTAAAATGTGCTATTAGAAGTATGAAAGAAGGTGGAAAAGCTGTGGGGCTTTGCTTGGGAGCACTGAAGAAGCACAGATTATAAAAACCCTTTATTTCTGAGACTCACTGGTGCGATTTTGTGTTTTACCACAGTGTGAGTTGAATCCATAAGAACCCACCTGATTCATGTCTCCTATttttgattgggtttttttaacaggaagaggaggaaaggagccTGAGAGACAGGCAAACTGTAGGAATATGGTAAAACTTGTTAACAGCTcagcagaggggagcagagcagttgTGGCTGCCCAGAATTGAGGGCACAAGAGGGTGCTGTGCACTCAGCACATCACAGCCAAACCCCAGGTTACTGCCACTGATTGATTGCAAAtaaaccattttaaaaaataaaacgTTGATATTTTTAGGTAGAaagctttgctttcttcctgCCAGTCCAAACTGCACAAAATGTTTGGCAAGAGAGCGAAACTTCAAGAAGATTCAAAagaatttctgtgctgtgagggaaacagctgagaaacagaaataagcAGAAgctaaaaaggcaaaattaaacAGGAAATGTTGCACAGAGAAAGATGGGTCAGGAAGAAATCAAAGACAGCACGGAAATGCACCAGCCCATGGCAGgatgtcactgtgatattttctgaaaaatcccttcactgggattttttctcctgagaagctgagaagcctcagaaaagaaatataacatataattctttataatattataaagaattataataataattatctgcttCTTTAGAATGTGGTGGttgattgtttgattggttccatgtgaattgtttagtttaatgaccaatcacagccagctgtgtcagactctgaggagtcaaTCACCAGCTTTTATTATCATccttgttaagccttctgatgtatgatttctattcttttagtatattttaGTATAGATAATATAGTATGATATAACATAATTTAGTATAGTAtgatataatatagtatagtatagtatgaTATAtgatacaatataatataatataatataatataatataatataatataatataatatatataatataatataatataatataatataatataatataatataatataatataatataatataatataatataatataatataatataatgtaatataatataatataatataatcagccttctaagaacatggagccaatttcatctcttccctcatcctggggacagcAATCACCACACTTGGATCCAGGGGTGCCAGTGAGGGATGCAGGTGAGCAGCTGAGCAAAAGGAAGAGCTCTCTGCAGAAAGGAGTGGAAGTTTTAGCAAGGGCTGCTGGAATTCTTAGGGAAGCTGAGAGTCCTTTTCCACCCCTGCCACAAGCATGTTCTTGGAACTTTCACAAATTCTGCTTTATTGTCTGCAGTCTCCCATCTGTGAGGGCTGAGGCAtcttggaaatgaaaatgtcacATCCTGATTCTGTGCAGTtggtaaaagaaaaaggggggtCTGCAGAGGAGGAGCCCCTGAAATCCTGTGAATAAATACAAATACCTGCACTTAATAAAGAGCTGAATCTATCCATACTAAACTACATTGCTAAAGACATCAAATCAGTTCTGCTTTCCTGTGttaaaaacatctttatttCTGACCTAAAGCCTTGTTAAATTAGGGCAGAAAACCAGTAGATTGCAGAGGAGCAATTGTTTGCAATATGAAAATCATCAGTTCTGAGTGAGAAATACCAGTTGCAGTTACTTGTTGATGGCAATTCAATGAATCCTGACCCTCCCCAAGAGTTATTTTGCATATTTGGGTTTTTCTAATTGGAGGTAGCCTGTCAAACTGCCACTTCCTCTGTAATTTAAAGGTAAATACTTTAAATAATCACCTCaggaatttatttcagttttaccCTGGTGGTTTAtaggggcagctgtgcccatttctttCTGGGTGGtgttttcaaagtaatttaAGACATGAAATTATGGAGCAGGCTGTGTCTTTATGGGAGGGATCTGGAGGCAGTTTCAAGGTGGTTTAGCTGAAAGACTGATGAATTAGAAACAAGGTGTGTTGCAAAATGTGAGAGAGGCACTCAAAGGCAGAAACCTTTCCATGTTCCTTTCCCAAGCGCAGTGCAGGGAAAtgctggggttggaagggacccctgGAAATCGATTTGTGCAGTGCCCTGCTcaagcagagccagagcaaggcttgcccagggctgtccccagctgggttTTGTGGTGAGATTCAGCCTGTGTGGGAAGCCTGGCCACCCTCACGGCCAGAGAAGAGTTTCCTTGTGTTCAGATGGTTTCCAATCTGTGCCCATTTCATCTTTTTCTGTCAGtggtgctgctgagagcagcgTGGCTCCCTCTTTGTTCCCTGTTCAGTGTTTTAGGTACACACCAAAGGAGAGGTGAGGGATGCTGCTTTGGGTTCAGGGATCTTGGAGGAATGCCTGTCTGAGAAGGAAATTTTTATCCCCTATTCTGGATGAAAAATACTCTGAATCCAGTTATAAAATATGACCTTAAATTAGAATTTCTGGCCTCTCTTTGACCTAAGAATGAGCTTGCCAAAGGTGTTTGACTTTGTGCTCTCCACATCAGGATACCCAAATATCATCTGTATCTAGAAAAATCTTCACAGCACACAGGTGTGACCCCAGGCTCTCTGCTTGCACACCCTGCATGAAGAGGGAGTGATGGAGTTAAAAATTGAGTGTGTACCTGGCTGAGGACTTGCCTATGTGGGTTTGAGGGTGTCAGGAAAACAGAGATTTGCCTTGTTGCAAAATCATTTCTGCTGTCccacaggacagacagacagactgtcAAATATTCCAACCccctgaaaatgaagaaaacccATTCAATTTTAACCAGCTAAAGGATTGATCCACATTTTGCACTTTCTTATGGCCCAACAGACATTACTGGTGCTGCAGTAGAAAGTGGATTTTTGGGTCACTaaaacaggagggaaaatccCCTCACTTTGGAGCCCTTGTTGCTGCTGTAGGTTATTCTTTTGGTTAAAAGATATTGAGTCATATTTAGATGATGTGAGCAGGAAATTCAAGCTGTTAGGCTTGCTCTGACAGCTGAGGAACCcagaaacagcacaaagcagagctCCCTGTTTTTGGGCCGCCCCCTTCTGCTCCctgttttacaaataaaatggaAACCTGCCCTCAGTTTCTTCCagacttcattttctctctggtaaatatattttctacaAGAAGTGACCTCAGCAGACATCCAGGACACTGCCTGACCCTCACTTGCATTTCACCCTCACCTTGGTGCAGGCTCCTGCTGAGAATCACAGTGAGTGATCTCATCTCTCATCGGGGGTTTTTACCTGAGGGGCTTTTTAAGCAGAAGCTGTTGCTGTCAGAGTCACAGGATCAGGTGTGATTTCCCCTTTGCTGGAATAGACAGCAAATATTCAAACAGGCTCAGGGCTTTTTTTAGCTCACAAAAGCAAGGGAGTCCTTTGAAAGATCCTCCGCGTACCCAATCATCGCTCTGCTCACCCTGTGCAGCATCACAATATCCTGGCAGTGTAAATCCTCACAtttgcctccctccctccctcctccctccccctccagCCTGCTGCTATCGGATCTGTGATGATATGTGATCTCCTGGATACaatcagacacacacacacacaagtacCAGGCACTCCTGTGCAGCCCAGCAAAATGTCTTTCTCCTGAAGTGCTGCTCATCTCAGCCTCCAGATCCCTGACGATGTTGCCATGcttcccttcctgcctcctgccttttgctgcctttgcctgcctgctgctcctgcctggggctcatccctgccctgctgtttGTAGCTGTATGGACTACCACACCATAGACTGCCGGGATCAAGGACTCCCAAGTGTTCCCAACCCCTTCCCATTGGATGTACGGAAACTTCTGATAGCTGACAACAACATTCAGGCAATACCAGCtgatttctttatattttatggAGATCTGGTCTATTTGGACTTCAGGAATAACTCGCTCACCTCTTTAGAAGAGGGCACTTTTAGCAGTTCTACCAAACTGGTGTATTTAGACTTGAGCTACAACAATTTAACCCAGCTCGACGCCGGGATATTCAGATCAGCAGAGAAACTGATCAAACTGAGCCTTGGGAACAACAACCTGGTGGATGTGGACGAGGCTGCTTTTGAGAACCTGGaccagctgcaggtgctggaatTGAACGACAATAACTTGCAGAGCCTGAACGTGGCGGCCCTGGAAGCTCTGCCCTCGCTGAGGACCATCCGCTTGGAGGGCAACCCCTGGGTGTGCGACTGTGACTTTGCCAACCTCTTCAGCTGGATCCAGGACAATGCATCCAAGCTGCAGAAAGGTAAAGCTCCGTGGATTTcagagtgtctgtgtgtgcctggcagggcaggagggctcctGCTCCCATTGTCTGTGTGCCTGCACTTTGATC
This portion of the Zonotrichia leucophrys gambelii isolate GWCS_2022_RI chromosome 21, RI_Zleu_2.0, whole genome shotgun sequence genome encodes:
- the LRRC38 gene encoding leucine-rich repeat-containing protein 38, with protein sequence MLPCFPSCLLPFAAFACLLLLPGAHPCPAVCSCMDYHTIDCRDQGLPSVPNPFPLDVRKLLIADNNIQAIPADFFIFYGDLVYLDFRNNSLTSLEEGTFSSSTKLVYLDLSYNNLTQLDAGIFRSAEKLIKLSLGNNNLVDVDEAAFENLDQLQVLELNDNNLQSLNVAALEALPSLRTIRLEGNPWVCDCDFANLFSWIQDNASKLQKGLHEIQCSLPVENRRIFLNELSEVSFSECKFSLSLTDLFIIIFSGVAVSIAAILSSFFLATLVHCFQRCAPSKDDDEDEDDSED